One part of the Leptospira brenneri genome encodes these proteins:
- a CDS encoding pyrimidine/purine nucleoside phosphorylase: MSSFESVTVLKSANIYFNGNVTSRTVLFPSGEKKTLGIMMPGEYEFGTDQKEIMEIQSGKLSVLLPGSETWLQIDGKSEFEVPAGSKFKLKVQTVTDYCCSYV, translated from the coding sequence ATGAGTTCATTCGAATCCGTAACTGTACTAAAATCAGCCAATATTTATTTCAACGGGAACGTTACTAGTCGGACAGTTTTATTCCCTAGTGGGGAAAAGAAAACCTTAGGAATTATGATGCCTGGGGAATACGAATTTGGAACCGACCAAAAAGAAATTATGGAAATCCAATCAGGAAAACTCTCTGTTTTGTTGCCAGGATCCGAGACATGGCTCCAAATCGACGGTAAGTCTGAATTTGAAGTCCCTGCTGGATCCAAGTTTAAACTTAAGGTTCAAACAGTAACGGATTATTGCTGTTCTTACGTTTGA
- a CDS encoding YegP family protein: MSAKFEIYKDKSGEFRFRLKAGNGEIIASSEGYSSKQACENGINSVKNNAGSAEIVDQT, from the coding sequence ATGTCAGCAAAATTTGAAATTTACAAAGATAAATCAGGAGAATTTCGTTTTCGCCTCAAAGCAGGCAACGGAGAAATCATTGCCTCTAGCGAAGGATATTCCTCTAAACAAGCTTGTGAAAACGGCATCAATTCAGTGAAAAACAATGCCGGTTCAGCGGAAATTGTGGATCAAACGTAA